One window of Methanothermobacter tenebrarum genomic DNA carries:
- a CDS encoding cysteine peptidase family C39 domain-containing protein yields the protein MLKCPRCGAYNRREANFCRNCGKKLRKGSANVILSVLGGCCLGIIFLVMIGAMISPEVSQEPYDKRETINGYTIVYQTTDYTCGPASLATALINKKGANLTEKMIVDYLGNDPRGYTARQLIKVAEHFGYNASIQKGPPGKYDIIVIDDGSLDIGYPCYDENHTKKYVVIPGSNGHFTVYAGMTPDGFMIFLDPSSGIEYVSPEIFDEIYQNIRIHIQ from the coding sequence ATGTTGAAATGTCCAAGATGCGGAGCATACAATAGGAGAGAAGCCAATTTCTGCAGAAACTGCGGGAAAAAACTCCGCAAAGGATCTGCAAATGTTATATTGTCTGTGTTAGGGGGCTGTTGCCTTGGCATAATATTCCTAGTCATGATAGGGGCTATGATAAGCCCTGAAGTCAGCCAAGAACCATACGATAAGAGGGAGACCATAAACGGTTATACCATAGTCTACCAGACGACAGATTATACTTGTGGACCGGCCTCCCTTGCAACAGCACTCATAAACAAGAAAGGCGCTAACTTAACCGAGAAGATGATAGTGGATTATCTCGGTAACGACCCCAGGGGTTATACTGCCCGCCAACTCATTAAAGTCGCTGAACATTTTGGATACAATGCTAGTATACAGAAAGGCCCCCCAGGAAAATATGATATAATAGTAATAGATGATGGCAGTCTTGACATAGGATATCCATGCTATGATGAAAACCATACCAAAAAATATGTTGTGATACCAGGGTCCAATGGTCATTTCACAGTATATGCTGGGATGACCCCGGATGGTTTTATGATATTTTTAGACCCATCAAGTGGGATAGAATATGTCAGCCCCGAGATATTCGATGAAATCT
- a CDS encoding DUF2085 domain-containing protein — MRFWICHRRPDRTFSIRGRYFPVCSRCTGVYIGAFSYFLIAYFTPIKYTLNLVVMAILITTPMILDGFTQLLGLRESNNLLRLLTGLLAGLGLGILTKALKFYILTWWVC; from the coding sequence ATGAGATTTTGGATTTGTCATAGGAGACCTGATAGGACGTTCTCGATAAGAGGTCGTTATTTCCCGGTTTGTTCAAGATGTACTGGTGTATACATTGGAGCGTTCTCCTATTTTTTAATAGCATATTTCACACCCATAAAATACACTCTAAACCTAGTTGTCATGGCGATCCTAATAACAACCCCAATGATACTTGATGGGTTCACGCAACTGTTAGGTTTAAGGGAAAGTAACAACCTACTGAGACTCTTAACAGGACTCCTCGCAGGCTTAGGCCTCGGGATCTTGACAAAAGCCCTAAAATTTTACATATTAACGTGGTGGGTATGTTGA